In Streptomyces sp. P3, one DNA window encodes the following:
- a CDS encoding biotin carboxylase N-terminal domain-containing protein, whose amino-acid sequence MRKVLIANRGEIAVRVARACRDAGIASVAVYADPDRDALHVRAADEAFALGGDTPGTSYLDIEKVLNAARESGADAVHPGYGFLSENAEFAQAVLDAGLIWIGPPPQAIRDLGDKVAARHIAQRAGAPLVAGTPDPVSGADEVVAFAEEHGLPIAIKAAFGGGGRGLKVARTLEEVPELYESAVREAVAAFGRGECFVERYLDKPRHVETQCLADSHGNVVVVSTRDCSLQRRHQKLVEEAPAPFLSEAQTAELYASSKAILKEAGYVGAGTVEFLVGVDGTISFLEVNTRLQVEHPVTEEVAGIDLVREMFRIADGEELGYGDPELRGHSFEFRINGEDPGRNFLPAPGTVTLFAPPSGPGVRLDAGVESGSVIGPAWDSLLAKLIVTGATREQALQRAARALAEFQVEGMATAIPFHRAVVADPAFAPELTGSDAPFTVHTRWIETEFVNEIPAFSASADTDAEDETDRETIVVEVGGKRLEVSLPSSLGMSLARTGLAAGAKPKRRAAKKSGPVASGDTLASPMQGTIVKVAVEEGQEVKEGDLVVVLEAMKMEQPLNAHRSGTVKGLSAEVGASITSGAAICEIKD is encoded by the coding sequence GTGCGCAAGGTGCTCATCGCCAACCGTGGCGAAATCGCTGTCCGCGTGGCCCGGGCATGCCGGGATGCCGGTATCGCGAGCGTGGCCGTATACGCCGACCCGGACCGGGACGCTCTGCATGTCCGCGCCGCGGATGAGGCGTTCGCCCTGGGCGGTGACACTCCCGGGACCAGCTATCTCGACATCGAGAAGGTGCTGAACGCGGCCCGGGAGTCGGGCGCGGACGCCGTCCATCCGGGTTACGGGTTCCTCTCGGAGAACGCCGAGTTCGCCCAGGCGGTCCTGGACGCGGGCCTCATCTGGATCGGCCCGCCGCCGCAGGCCATCCGCGACCTCGGTGACAAGGTCGCCGCCCGGCACATCGCCCAGCGCGCCGGCGCGCCTCTCGTGGCCGGCACGCCCGACCCGGTCTCCGGCGCCGACGAGGTCGTGGCCTTCGCCGAGGAGCACGGCCTGCCTATCGCGATCAAGGCCGCGTTCGGCGGTGGCGGCCGGGGTCTCAAGGTCGCCCGCACCCTCGAAGAGGTCCCCGAACTGTACGAGTCGGCGGTCCGCGAGGCGGTCGCCGCCTTCGGCCGGGGCGAGTGCTTCGTCGAGCGCTACCTGGACAAGCCGCGGCACGTGGAGACGCAGTGTCTCGCCGACAGCCACGGCAACGTGGTGGTCGTCTCCACCCGTGACTGCTCCCTGCAGCGCCGCCACCAGAAGCTGGTCGAGGAGGCCCCGGCGCCGTTCCTCTCCGAGGCGCAGACGGCCGAGTTGTACGCCTCCTCCAAGGCCATCCTGAAGGAGGCCGGCTACGTCGGCGCCGGCACCGTGGAGTTCCTCGTCGGCGTCGACGGCACGATCTCGTTCCTGGAGGTCAACACGCGACTCCAGGTCGAGCACCCGGTGACCGAGGAGGTCGCCGGCATCGACCTCGTCCGCGAGATGTTCCGCATCGCCGACGGTGAGGAGCTCGGCTACGGTGACCCGGAACTGCGCGGCCACTCCTTCGAGTTCCGCATCAACGGCGAGGACCCGGGGCGCAACTTCCTGCCGGCCCCCGGCACGGTCACCCTCTTCGCCCCGCCGTCGGGCCCGGGCGTCCGCCTGGACGCCGGCGTCGAGTCCGGCTCCGTGATCGGCCCGGCCTGGGACTCCCTCCTCGCCAAGTTGATCGTCACCGGCGCGACCCGCGAGCAGGCGCTGCAGCGGGCGGCCCGCGCCCTGGCCGAGTTCCAGGTCGAGGGCATGGCCACGGCGATCCCGTTCCATCGCGCGGTGGTCGCGGACCCGGCGTTCGCCCCCGAACTCACCGGCTCCGACGCCCCCTTCACGGTCCACACCCGCTGGATCGAGACCGAGTTCGTCAACGAGATCCCGGCCTTCTCCGCCTCGGCTGACACCGACGCCGAGGACGAGACGGACCGCGAGACGATCGTCGTCGAGGTCGGCGGCAAGCGCCTGGAGGTCTCCCTCCCGTCCTCGCTCGGCATGTCGCTGGCCCGCACGGGCCTCGCGGCGGGCGCCAAGCCGAAGCGCCGCGCGGCCAAGAAGTCCGGCCCCGTGGCCTCCGGCGACACCCTCGCCTCTCCGATGCAGGGCACGATCGTCAAGGTCGCGGTCGAGGAGGGCCAGGAGGTCAAGGAGGGCGACCTGGTCGTCGTCCTGGAGGCCATGAAGATGGAGCAGCCCCTGAACGCCCACCGCTCCGGCACCGTCAAGGGCCTCAGCGCGGAGGTCGGCGCGTCCATCACGTCGGGCGCGGCGATCTGCGAGATCAAGGACTGA
- a CDS encoding DeoR/GlpR family DNA-binding transcription regulator yields the protein MFAAERRQLILEMVRANGAVSLRELARVVQTSEVTVRRDVRALEAEGLLDRRHGGAVLPGGFTRESGFPQKSHLATAEKTAIADLAANFVEEGEAIVVGAGTTTQELARRLARVPGLTVVTNSLLVAQALAHANRVEVVMTGGTLRGSNYALVGSGAEQSLQGLRVSRAFLSGSGLTAERGLSTSNMLSASVDRALVQAAAEVVVLADHTKLGTDTMFQTVPTDLVTRLVTDEPPAHDDRAATELQALADQGVQIAVAGASGSPGGDAVPARHQQQRRDVPLPAPRRGQVPGAAPGLRAGSVLGEQVPGAERGRVADLRRR from the coding sequence GTGTTCGCTGCAGAACGTCGTCAATTGATCCTCGAAATGGTGCGAGCGAACGGGGCCGTGTCGCTCCGTGAACTCGCCCGCGTCGTCCAGACCTCCGAAGTGACCGTGCGGCGGGACGTGCGCGCACTGGAGGCAGAAGGACTCCTCGACCGCCGGCACGGCGGTGCGGTATTGCCGGGCGGTTTCACGCGGGAGTCCGGCTTTCCGCAGAAATCCCATCTCGCGACCGCCGAAAAGACCGCCATCGCGGACCTCGCCGCCAACTTCGTCGAAGAGGGCGAGGCCATCGTGGTCGGGGCGGGCACCACGACACAGGAGCTGGCCCGCCGGCTCGCCCGGGTGCCCGGACTGACCGTGGTCACCAACTCCCTTCTGGTGGCACAGGCCCTGGCCCACGCCAACCGGGTCGAGGTGGTGATGACGGGTGGCACCCTGCGCGGCTCCAACTACGCCCTGGTGGGCAGCGGCGCCGAACAGTCCCTCCAGGGGCTCAGGGTCTCCCGCGCCTTCCTCTCCGGGAGCGGGCTGACCGCCGAGCGCGGGCTGTCCACGTCCAACATGCTGTCGGCGTCGGTCGACCGGGCGCTCGTCCAGGCGGCCGCCGAGGTCGTCGTCCTCGCCGACCACACCAAGCTCGGCACCGACACCATGTTCCAGACCGTGCCCACGGACCTCGTCACGCGGCTGGTGACGGACGAGCCGCCCGCGCACGACGACCGCGCCGCCACCGAACTGCAGGCCCTGGCGGACCAGGGGGTGCAGATCGCCGTGGCCGGGGCGTCGGGAAGCCCGGGGGGTGATGCGGTCCCGGCGCGCCACCAGCAACAGCGCCGGGACGTACCGCTGCCGGCGCCGCGGCGGGGCCAGGTCCCCGGCGCCGCGCCGGGTCTGCGCGCCGGATCCGTTCTGGGCGAGCAGGTTCCGGGCGCGGAGCGGGGCAGGGTTGCGGATCTGCGTCGTCGGTGA
- a CDS encoding NAD(P)H-quinone dehydrogenase, whose amino-acid sequence MEYVTRIVIIGGGPGGYEAALVAAQLGAEVTVVDCDGLGGASVLTDCVPSKTLIATAEVMTTFDSSYEELGIIVADDTPPLEQAARVVGVDLGKVNRRVKRLALAQSHDITASVTRAGARVLRGRGRLEGMQALDGSRKVVVSAADGTEETLTADAVLLATGAHPRELPDAQPDGERILNWTQVYDLAELPEELIVVGSGVTGAEFAGAYQALGSKVTLVSSRDRVLPGEDPDAAAVLEDVFRRRGMNVMARSRAESAKRVGDRVEVTLSDGRVITGSHCLMAVGAIPNSEGMGLEEAGVRVRESGHIWTDKVSRTTAPGVYAAGDVTGIFALASVAAMQGRIAMYHFLGDAVAPLNLKTVSSNVFTDPEIATVGYSQADVDGGKIDARVVKLPLLRNPRAKMQGIRDGFVKIFCRPGTGIVVGGVVVAPRASELIHPISIAVDNNLTVEQIANAFTVYPSLSGSIAEVARQLHTRKASGEG is encoded by the coding sequence ATGGAGTATGTGACTCGGATCGTGATCATCGGTGGCGGACCCGGCGGCTATGAGGCGGCCCTGGTGGCCGCGCAGCTCGGCGCGGAGGTGACCGTCGTCGACTGCGACGGTCTGGGCGGAGCGTCGGTGCTGACCGACTGCGTGCCGTCGAAGACCCTTATCGCTACGGCCGAGGTCATGACGACCTTCGACTCGTCGTACGAGGAACTCGGCATCATCGTCGCCGACGACACCCCGCCGCTGGAGCAGGCGGCCCGGGTGGTCGGGGTCGACCTCGGCAAGGTGAACCGGCGGGTGAAGCGCCTCGCGCTCGCCCAGTCGCACGACATCACCGCCTCCGTCACCCGGGCCGGCGCGCGGGTGCTGCGCGGCCGCGGCCGGCTGGAGGGCATGCAGGCCCTGGACGGCTCGCGCAAGGTAGTGGTCAGCGCCGCCGACGGGACGGAGGAGACCCTCACCGCCGACGCCGTGCTGCTCGCCACCGGCGCCCACCCGCGCGAGCTGCCGGACGCGCAGCCCGACGGCGAGCGCATCCTGAACTGGACCCAGGTCTACGACCTCGCCGAGCTGCCCGAGGAGCTGATCGTGGTCGGCTCGGGCGTCACCGGCGCGGAGTTCGCCGGCGCCTACCAGGCCCTCGGCTCCAAGGTCACCCTGGTCTCCTCCCGTGACCGCGTGCTGCCCGGCGAGGACCCGGACGCGGCCGCCGTCCTCGAGGACGTCTTCCGCCGTCGCGGCATGAACGTCATGGCCCGCTCGCGCGCCGAGTCCGCCAAGCGGGTCGGCGACCGGGTCGAGGTCACCCTGTCCGACGGCCGGGTGATCACCGGCTCGCACTGCCTCATGGCGGTCGGCGCCATCCCCAACAGCGAGGGGATGGGGCTCGAGGAGGCGGGCGTCAGGGTCCGCGAGTCCGGGCACATCTGGACCGACAAGGTCAGCCGCACCACCGCCCCGGGCGTCTACGCGGCCGGCGACGTGACGGGGATCTTCGCCCTCGCCTCCGTCGCCGCCATGCAGGGCCGGATCGCCATGTACCACTTCCTGGGCGACGCGGTGGCCCCGCTCAACCTCAAGACGGTCTCCTCGAACGTCTTCACCGACCCCGAGATCGCCACCGTCGGGTACAGCCAGGCCGACGTGGACGGCGGGAAGATCGACGCCCGGGTCGTCAAGCTGCCGCTGCTGCGCAACCCGCGCGCCAAGATGCAGGGCATCCGGGACGGCTTCGTCAAGATCTTCTGCCGGCCCGGCACGGGCATCGTCGTCGGCGGTGTGGTCGTCGCCCCACGCGCCTCGGAACTGATCCACCCCATCTCGATCGCCGTCGACAACAACCTGACGGTCGAACAGATCGCGAACGCGTTCACCGTGTACCCGTCCCTTTCGGGGTCGATCGCGGAGGTGGCGCGACAGCTGCACACCCGGAAGGCGTCGGGCGAGGGCTGA
- a CDS encoding gamma-glutamylcyclotransferase → MSLYAAYAGNLDARLMSRRTPHSPLRATGWLNGWRLTFGGEQLGWEGALATVVEEPGAQVFVALYDVAPMDEESLDRWEGVGLGIYRRARVRVQTLQGEESAWMYVLNGYEGGLPSARYLGEVADAAESAGAPHDYVMELRKRPC, encoded by the coding sequence ATGTCGCTCTACGCCGCGTACGCCGGCAACCTCGACGCGCGGCTGATGTCCCGCCGCACCCCGCACTCACCGCTGCGCGCCACCGGCTGGCTGAACGGCTGGCGGCTGACGTTCGGCGGCGAGCAGCTCGGCTGGGAGGGCGCGCTGGCGACGGTCGTGGAGGAGCCCGGCGCGCAGGTGTTCGTCGCGCTGTACGACGTCGCCCCCATGGACGAGGAGTCGCTGGACCGCTGGGAGGGCGTGGGCCTCGGCATCTACCGGCGAGCCCGGGTACGGGTGCAGACGCTCCAGGGCGAGGAGTCCGCCTGGATGTACGTACTGAACGGCTACGAGGGCGGTCTGCCGTCGGCACGGTACCTGGGCGAGGTCGCGGACGCGGCGGAATCGGCAGGTGCGCCCCACGACTACGTGATGGAGCTCCGCAAGAGGCCCTGCTGA
- a CDS encoding type II toxin-antitoxin system RelE/ParE family toxin — translation MGPSTYDVYYTVQAAEARDRLDDQQRAAFDKGIALLARDPFLSVSRPLGSTGDDRTIRLTQNILVEYTVSRGRLLIFIVEVFNDKDILITDA, via the coding sequence ATGGGCCCCAGCACGTACGACGTCTACTACACGGTGCAGGCCGCCGAGGCCCGCGACCGGCTCGACGATCAGCAGCGCGCCGCGTTCGACAAGGGCATCGCCCTGCTGGCGCGCGATCCGTTCCTCTCGGTGTCGAGGCCCCTGGGGTCCACCGGAGACGACCGCACGATCCGCCTGACCCAGAACATCCTGGTCGAGTACACGGTCAGCCGTGGACGCCTACTGATCTTCATCGTCGAGGTCTTCAACGACAAGGACATCCTGATCACGGACGCCTGA
- a CDS encoding purine-nucleoside phosphorylase, whose product MNASLLPDDIQGDPHAAADAAAARLRELTGAETHDVALVMGSGWAPAVDALGAADAEFQVTDLPGFPPPAVEGHGGKVRSYRIGEKRALVFLGRTHYYEGRGVAAVAHGVRTAVASGCKTIVLTNGCGGLREGMRPGQPVLISDHLNLTATSPIIGANFVDLTDLYSPRLRALCKEIDPTLEEGVYAQFPGPHYETPAEIRMARTIGADLVGMSTVLEAIAAREAGAEVLGISLVTNLAAGMTGEPLNHEEVLQAGRDSATRMGSLLARVLGRL is encoded by the coding sequence GTGAACGCATCTCTTCTCCCGGACGACATCCAGGGCGACCCGCACGCCGCCGCCGACGCCGCCGCCGCGCGCCTGCGCGAACTGACCGGCGCCGAGACCCACGACGTCGCCCTCGTGATGGGCTCCGGCTGGGCGCCCGCCGTGGACGCCCTGGGCGCCGCCGACGCCGAGTTCCAGGTCACCGACCTTCCCGGGTTCCCGCCGCCCGCGGTGGAGGGGCACGGCGGCAAGGTCCGCTCGTACCGGATCGGCGAGAAGCGGGCGCTGGTGTTCCTCGGCCGCACCCACTACTACGAGGGCCGTGGCGTCGCCGCCGTCGCCCACGGCGTGCGCACCGCGGTGGCGTCCGGCTGCAAGACGATCGTGCTGACCAACGGCTGCGGCGGTCTGCGCGAGGGCATGCGTCCCGGTCAGCCGGTGCTGATCAGCGACCACCTCAACCTGACGGCGACCTCGCCGATCATCGGCGCGAACTTCGTCGACCTGACGGACCTCTACTCGCCGCGGCTGCGCGCCCTGTGCAAGGAGATCGACCCCACCCTCGAGGAGGGCGTCTACGCGCAGTTCCCGGGTCCGCACTACGAGACGCCGGCCGAGATCCGCATGGCGCGGACCATCGGTGCGGACCTGGTGGGCATGTCCACCGTGCTGGAGGCCATCGCGGCGCGCGAGGCGGGCGCCGAGGTGCTCGGCATCTCCCTGGTGACCAACCTCGCCGCAGGCATGACGGGCGAGCCGTTGAACCACGAGGAGGTCCTCCAGGCCGGCCGGGACAGCGCGACGCGCATGGGGTCGTTGCTGGCCCGGGTGCTCGGCCGGCTCTGA
- a CDS encoding phospho-sugar mutase: MHDDLLARAQAWLAEDPDPETRAELAKLIEAGDVTELADRFAGTLRFGTAGLRGELGAGPMRMNRSLVIRAAAGLAAYLTKNGQAGGTVVIGYDARHKSADFARDTAAVMTGAGFRAAVLPRPLPTPVLAFAIRRLGAVAGVEVTASHNPPRDNGYKVYLGDGSQIVPPADAGIAAEIDAIVSLDDVPRPEDGWQTLDDAVLDAYLARTDAVLAQGSPRTARTVYTAMHGVGKDVLLAAFARAGFPEPVLVAEQAEPDPDFPTVAFPNPEEPGAMDLAFAAARATAPDLIIANDPDADRCAVAVPHDGDWRMLRGDEVGSLLGAHLVRRGARGTFAESIVSSSLLGRIAEKAGLPYEETLTGFKWIARVDGLRYGYEEALGYCVDPEGVRDKDGITAALLVTELASELKEQGRSLLDLLDDLAVEHGLHATDQLSVRVQDLAVIARAMDRLRAQPPASLAGLAVTAAEDLTRGTDRLPPTDGLRYTLDGARIVVRPSGTEPKLKCYLEVVVPVAAHADLPAARTRATALLTDLKRDLSAAAGI, encoded by the coding sequence GTGCACGACGATCTCCTCGCCCGCGCCCAGGCCTGGCTCGCGGAGGATCCCGACCCCGAGACCCGCGCCGAGCTGGCCAAGCTCATCGAGGCCGGGGACGTCACCGAGCTCGCCGACCGCTTCGCCGGCACCCTCCGGTTCGGGACCGCCGGCCTGCGCGGCGAGCTGGGCGCCGGGCCCATGCGGATGAACCGGTCCCTGGTGATCCGCGCAGCGGCCGGTCTCGCCGCCTACCTCACGAAGAACGGCCAGGCCGGCGGCACCGTCGTCATCGGCTACGACGCCCGCCACAAGTCCGCCGACTTCGCCCGCGACACCGCGGCCGTGATGACCGGCGCGGGATTCCGGGCGGCCGTGCTCCCCCGTCCCCTGCCCACACCCGTCCTCGCCTTCGCCATAAGGCGCCTGGGCGCGGTCGCCGGGGTCGAGGTCACCGCCAGCCACAACCCGCCCCGCGACAACGGCTACAAGGTGTACCTGGGCGACGGCTCGCAGATCGTGCCGCCCGCCGACGCGGGGATCGCGGCGGAGATCGACGCGATCGTCTCGCTGGACGACGTCCCCCGTCCGGAGGACGGCTGGCAGACGCTCGACGACGCCGTCCTCGACGCCTATCTGGCCCGCACGGACGCCGTCCTCGCCCAGGGCTCCCCGCGCACGGCCCGCACCGTCTACACGGCGATGCACGGCGTGGGCAAGGACGTCCTGCTCGCCGCCTTCGCCCGCGCGGGCTTCCCGGAGCCGGTCCTCGTCGCCGAGCAGGCCGAGCCCGACCCGGACTTCCCGACCGTCGCCTTCCCCAACCCGGAAGAGCCCGGCGCGATGGACCTCGCCTTCGCCGCCGCCCGCGCGACGGCCCCGGACCTGATCATCGCCAACGACCCGGACGCCGACCGCTGCGCGGTGGCCGTCCCGCACGACGGCGACTGGCGCATGCTGCGCGGCGACGAGGTCGGCTCACTGCTCGGCGCGCATCTCGTCCGGCGCGGCGCGCGGGGCACGTTCGCCGAGTCGATCGTCTCCTCCTCCCTCCTCGGCCGCATCGCCGAGAAGGCGGGCCTGCCCTACGAGGAGACCCTCACCGGCTTCAAGTGGATCGCCCGCGTGGACGGCCTGCGCTACGGCTACGAGGAGGCCCTCGGCTACTGCGTCGACCCTGAGGGCGTCCGGGACAAGGACGGCATCACCGCCGCCCTGCTCGTCACGGAACTGGCCTCGGAGCTCAAGGAGCAGGGCCGCAGCCTCCTGGACCTGCTGGACGACCTCGCCGTGGAGCACGGTCTGCACGCCACCGACCAGCTCTCGGTCCGGGTGCAGGACCTCGCCGTCATCGCCCGCGCGATGGACCGGCTGCGCGCGCAGCCCCCGGCCTCCCTCGCGGGCCTGGCCGTGACCGCGGCCGAGGACCTCACCCGGGGCACGGACCGGCTGCCCCCCACCGACGGCCTGCGCTACACGCTCGACGGCGCCAGGATCGTCGTCCGGCCCAGCGGCACCGAGCCGAAGCTGAAGTGCTATCTGGAAGTCGTCGTCCCGGTCGCCGCCCACGCCGACCTGCCGGCCGCCCGCACCAGGGCGACCGCACTCCTGACGGACCTCAAGCGGGACCTGTCGGCGGCAGCGGGCATCTGA